In a single window of the Salvelinus alpinus chromosome 15, SLU_Salpinus.1, whole genome shotgun sequence genome:
- the LOC139540227 gene encoding myb/SANT-like DNA-binding domain-containing protein 4 isoform X2, with the protein MATRAAYFSPSEAHILMEAYEEVKYIIKKKGNTATVIKQREKAWQSIADRLNALNMNGPKRTWQQVKIKYKNILQNAVKKNTHRQGTGGGSPKADLTPAEDMALELNKGRPVLEGIPGGKETSIGSSQDATRFIQVSGSTVFLLEPPAQAPDDADPGEGPSAAATAHDGDDDEEETISLDSRRHEDPDAIQWENQPGNISSQAIRKLYGNHLRRQIELADIDIQYKKKKMENLALESEIKKRTIRKLDLEIKKLERELQEDDTAQNKN; encoded by the exons atggcaactagagccgcgtacttttccccgtcggaagcacacatcctcatggaggcatacgaggaggtaaaatatataattaagaagaaaggcaacaccgccacagtgataaagcaaagagaaaaagcgtggcaaagtattgcagaccgcctgaatgc attaaacatgaacgggccaaaacggacatggcagcaggtcaaaatcaaatacaagaacattctgcagaatg cagtgaaaaagaatacccacagacaaggcacgggtggtgggtcaccaaaggctgaccttaccccagcagaggacatggccttggagctaaataaaggcaggcccgtcttagaggggatccctggggggaaagagacgagcataggttcctcccaagatgccacccgcttcattcaag tgtctggcagcactgtgttcctgttagagccaccagcacaagcaccagacgatgctgatcca ggtgaaggccccagtgcagcagcaacagcacatgatggagacgatgatgaggaggagaccatctctctggattccagaaggcatgag gacccagatgctatacagtgggaaaaccagcctggcaacata agctcacaagctatcagaaagttgtatggcaaccacctccggcgccaaatagaactggcagacatagacattcagtacaagaagaaaaagatggaaaatcttgcactggagtccgaaataaaaaagaggacaattaggaaactggaccttgaaataaaaaaacttgagagggag ctccaagaagatgacacagctcaaaataaaaattag
- the LOC139540227 gene encoding myb/SANT-like DNA-binding domain-containing protein 4 isoform X1: protein MATRAAYFSPSEAHILMEAYEEVKYIIKKKGNTATVIKQREKAWQSIADRLNALNMNGPKRTWQQVKIKYKNILQNAVKKNTHRQGTGGGSPKADLTPAEDMALELNKGRPVLEGIPGGKETSIGSSQDATRFIQVSGSTVFLLEPPAQAPDDADPGEGPSAAATAHDGDDDEEETISLDSRRHEDPDAIQWENQPGNISSQAIRKLYGNHLRRQIELADIDIQYKKKKMENLALESEIKKRTIRKLDLEIKKLEREVRYAFNVHCMLTVTQMY, encoded by the exons atggcaactagagccgcgtacttttccccgtcggaagcacacatcctcatggaggcatacgaggaggtaaaatatataattaagaagaaaggcaacaccgccacagtgataaagcaaagagaaaaagcgtggcaaagtattgcagaccgcctgaatgc attaaacatgaacgggccaaaacggacatggcagcaggtcaaaatcaaatacaagaacattctgcagaatg cagtgaaaaagaatacccacagacaaggcacgggtggtgggtcaccaaaggctgaccttaccccagcagaggacatggccttggagctaaataaaggcaggcccgtcttagaggggatccctggggggaaagagacgagcataggttcctcccaagatgccacccgcttcattcaag tgtctggcagcactgtgttcctgttagagccaccagcacaagcaccagacgatgctgatcca ggtgaaggccccagtgcagcagcaacagcacatgatggagacgatgatgaggaggagaccatctctctggattccagaaggcatgag gacccagatgctatacagtgggaaaaccagcctggcaacata agctcacaagctatcagaaagttgtatggcaaccacctccggcgccaaatagaactggcagacatagacattcagtacaagaagaaaaagatggaaaatcttgcactggagtccgaaataaaaaagaggacaattaggaaactggaccttgaaataaaaaaacttgagagggaggtgagatatgccttcaatgtacactgtatgctaactgtaacacaaatgtattaa